One Antarctobacter heliothermus DNA segment encodes these proteins:
- a CDS encoding Rrf2 family transcriptional regulator, whose protein sequence is MKLSTKGRYAMVALTDIAMQSSEGLVTLGDISKRQDVSLPYLEQLFVKLRRAGLVESVRGPGGGYRLARLPAEIRVVEVLAAVDETVDAMHVGAGASGGLSGSRAQSMTNRLWQSLSAHVYVFLHQTRLSDVVENSLAPCPAVPSIFAVVDEEDK, encoded by the coding sequence GTGAAGCTGAGTACCAAAGGTCGCTACGCCATGGTCGCGTTGACAGATATCGCGATGCAGTCTTCTGAGGGGCTGGTCACGCTTGGCGATATTTCCAAACGGCAGGACGTGTCCTTGCCGTATCTGGAGCAATTATTTGTCAAACTGCGGCGCGCCGGGCTGGTGGAATCGGTACGCGGTCCGGGCGGCGGTTACCGCTTGGCGCGGCTCCCGGCAGAGATCCGGGTGGTCGAGGTGCTGGCAGCCGTCGATGAGACAGTGGATGCGATGCATGTGGGGGCGGGCGCCTCTGGCGGGCTATCGGGCAGCCGTGCGCAATCCATGACCAACCGCCTGTGGCAGAGCCTGTCGGCGCATGTCTATGTCTTCCTGCATCAGACACGGCTGTCGGATGTGGTCGAAAACTCGCTGGCGCCTTGTCCGGCGGTGCCGTCGATCTTTGCCGTGGTGGATGAAGAGGACAAGTAG